From Blattabacterium cuenoti:
TTCCAGAAAATTTTATTAAATCCATATATCATGGAGATGTATTACCTATTGTGGTATTTTCTGTCATATTTGGGATATCTATGGTTTTTTTGGATGAAAAAAAACGAAATCCGATATTGTTATTTGCAGAGAGTCTTTCAGAGATCATGTTTAAATTTACTAAAATTATTATGTATTTTGCTCCTATAGGAATAGGATCCGCTATAGCTTATACTGTAGGACATATGGGGTTAGATATATTATATAATTTATTTCAATTATTATTGACGCTTTATATTGCTTTGATGATATTTTTGATAGTAGTTTTATTTCCTATTATTTTATATATAAAAGTTCCTTTAAAAGGATTCGTAAAAGCATTAACAGAACCCGTATCCTTAGCTTTTGCAACAACCAGTTCCGAATCAGCCTTACCTCTTCTTATGGAAAATTTAGAAAAATTAGGTGTTCCAAGAAAAATTATTGCTTTTGTGATTCCTACAGGTTATAGTTTTAACTTAGATGGAACAACTCTTTATTTATCTTTAGCTACTGTATTTGTAGCACAAGCATCTGGAATCCCTTTAAGCTTTAGTAAACAAATATTTATAGGGTTAACTTTAATTTTAACTAGTAAAGGTGTCGCTGGAGTTCCTAGAGCTTCTTTAGTGATTCTTCTAGCTACCGTAGCTACTTTCGGATTACCGAATTGGCCTATTTTAGCTATTATAGGAATAGATGAATTAATGGATATGGCTCGTACTACCGTAAATGTTATAGGAAATGGATTAGCTAGTTGTGTAATTGCTCGTTCTGAAGGAGAATTAGACGATAAAAAAATGTTAAAATATATAAAAAAATAAACATATAACGAATAACATCGTTTTTTTTGTGAAAATATTTGAAAAAAAGTTTTTTTTTAATACAAAAAAATATTCTATAATTTCAAATGGAGTAGTAACAAAAAAAAGTCCTTCCAATATAGCTTTGATAAAATATTGGGGAAAGAAACAAAATAAAATTCAAATTCCATTGAATTCTTCTATGAGTTACACTCTAGGAGAGGTTTACACGGTAACTAGATTAAGTTTTTCTATGATAGAAAGAAAAAAAAGATCTATCAAACTTTTTTTTTCTGGAAAAGAAAAAAAAAGTTTTCTTCCAAAAATTTTAAAATTTTTTCATAGAATTTCATTTTATTGTTCTTATTTACAATATTTTAATTTTGTTATAGAAACTTATAATAATTTTCCACATAGTAGTGGTATAGCTTCTTCTGCTTCCTCCATGAGTGCTTTATCTTTATGTATCATGGAAATAGAAAAAAAGTTAGTTTCTTCTTTGAAAGAAGATTTTTTTTTAAAAAAAGCTTCTTTTTTATCCAGATTAGGATCTGGAAGTGCCTGTAGATCTATATATCCTGGACTTGTAGTTTGGGGCTATCATAAATCTATAAAAAATAGTAATAATCTTTATGCTATCCCTTATCCTTATAAAGTCCACCCCATTTTTACAAAAATATTAGATACTATTTTAGTCATAGATGAAACACCTAAAAAAATATTAAGTTCCACAGGACATCAATTCATGAGTAATAACCCTTATGCTAAGTCTAGATTAAAATGTGCTCATAAAAATATGAATAGACTTATATCCATATTAAAAATGGGAGATTTTAAAGAATTTGGAAAATTAATAGAACATGAAGCTTTGACTCTTCATGCTATGATTATGACCTCTGATCCCTATTTTTTATGTATGAAACCCAATACAATTAACGTACTTTATAAAGTATGGGATTTTAGAAAACAAAGCAAAAAAAATCTCTATTTTACCTTAGATGCAGGTGCTAATGTTCATCTTTTATATCCTATTAAAGAAAAAAAATTCATCTTAAAATGGATTTATAGTGAGTTATTTTCTTTTTGTAAAAAAATTATCGAAAGTTTTTGTCAATAAATGAATTGATTTATATATTTGGTATAATAAAACATATTATGGTGGACGTAGCTCAGTTGGTTTAGAGCTTCAGATTGTGGTTCTGAGGGTCGCCGGTTCGAATCCGGTCGTCCACCCATACTACATATAAAATATTCAATTATTTATTATTTTAATACTTTTTTTATTCTTGTAAAGGCTTCTATAATTTGATCATCTTTGGATGAATAAGAAATACGTATACTTTCATTATCTCCAAAAGCACTTCCACTAACAATAGCTACTTGAGCTTTTTCAAGAAGAAAATTAGATAATTCATCCGAATTTTTAATAATTTTTCCATTGAATTTTTTTCCAAAAATATCTGAAACATTTGGAAAGACATAAAAAGCTCCGTTCGGTTTATTAAACTGAAATCCAGGGATTTCTTTCATCATATCTAAAACTAGATTTCTTCTTTTTTTAAATTCTTTGATCATATCTACAATTTTCGTTGGGGAAGCTAGTAATGCAGAAATAGCTGCACGTTGTGCTATAGAATTAGCACAAGAAGTGATTTGACCCTGTATTTTTTCACAAGCCTTAGAAATCCATTCTGTAGCACCAATATATCCAATTCTCCATCCAGTCATAGAAAAAGCTTTAGATAATCCATTTAAAGTAATGACTTGATGATGAATATCAGAAAAAATAGCAATACTAGTATGTTTTTCTGCATAACAAATATGTTCATAAATTTCATCTGAAAGAATAAGTATTTTTGGATATTTTTTAAAAATTTTTACTAAATCTTCTAATTCTTGATAAGAATAAACACTCCCCGTAGGATTACATGGTGTGCTAAAAATAAATAATTTGGTTTTATGAGTAATAACTTTTTCTAACTGTTTTGGATTAATTTTGAAATTTGTTTTCATATTGGTTGGTATAATCACAGGAATAGCTTCACACAATTTTACCATTTGATAATAACTTACCCAATAGGGAGAGGGAATAATTACTTCATCATTTTTGTTTAAAACAGATAAAAAAACATTCATAATCGATTGTTTCCCCCCAGTAGAAACTACAATTTGAGATGGAGTATATTTCAACCCATTATCACGATAAAATTTTTTGCATATTATTTTTCTAAGTTCTAAATATCCGGATACTGGAGTATAGTAATGATATCCTTCATCAATAGCTTTTTTTGCCGCATTTAAAATAAAATCCGGTGGATAAAAATTAGGTTCTCCTATACTCAAGTTAATAATGTCGTATCCTTTATTTCTTAATTCTCTAGCTTTCTGAGACATATATAAAGTTTGAGAATAAGAAATATTTTGTAAACGGTGGGATAATCTATTTTTCATAGATAGAAAATTTGAAATGATTACAAATCTAAATAAATTTGATTATAAATTTATGAATATGGAATTGATTAAAAAATATTTTCCAAATCTATTGAATAAACAAATTGATCAATTATTCTCTTTAAAAAATTTATATGCCTATTGGAATGCTTCTGTCAATCTTATTTCTAGAAAAACATTTTACAATTGTTTTTATCAAAAACATGTTCTTTTTTGTTTAGGAATTGCTAAAGTTTTTACTTTTTATCCTGGATCTAGTGTAATGGATTTAGGAACAGGAGGGGGATTTCCAGGAATTCCTTTATCTATCGTTTTTCCTAATACAGAATTTATATTAGTGGATTCTATTCATAAAAAAATTAAAATATTAGAAAAAATTATTTTTCATTTAAGATTAAATAATGCGCATGCTATTTGTATACGTGCAGAAAAATTAGAAAATAAATTTGATTTTGTAGTTAGCAGATATGTAGATAAAATATATAAAATTCATAATTTTATAAAAAATAAATTTAAATACAAATCTAATAATCATATTCAAAATGGAGCCTTATATCTAAAAGGAGGAATCCTTTATGAGGAATTAAAAAAATTTCCTCATGCAATAGAATATCCTCTAATGAATTATTTTCAAGAACCTTTTTTTCAAACTAAAAAAGTGATTTGGATTTCCAATATTTAGATTAAAATATTAATTTAGTAAAAATGAATCCTAAAAAAAAATTTTTAGAAAAAGTAAAAAAAAAAGGAGGATGGGTAAATGCTCATGCTCATTTGGATAGAGCTTATACTCTAAACAAAAAAAATTTTCAATATTCTTATCATTCTCTTAAAAAAAAATGGTATTTAGTGGATGAAATGAAACGTTTAGCTACAGAAGAGGATATTTATATTCGTATGGAAAAAGCTTTGGAATATTTTTTAAAACAAGGAACACAAGCTTTGTGTACTTTTATTGATGTGGATGAAATTATTGAAGATAGAGCATTAAAAGCAGCAAAAAAATTAAAAAATAATTATGATCATTCGATACATATTCGTTTTTCTAATCAAGTTCTTAAAGGTGTTTTAGATAAAAAAGCTAAATATTGGTTCGATAAATCCGTAGATTTTGTGGATATTATTGGAGGATTACCCGCTAAAGATTATGGAAGAGAAGAGGAACATCTCGATGTTTTACTAAAAACAGCTAAAAATAAAGGAAAACTAGTACATGTACATGTAGATCAATTTAATACTAGTGAAGAAAAAGAAACTGAACAATTAGCAAAAAAAACTATTGAACATGGAATGCAAGGAAAAGTAGTAGCGATACATAGTATTTCTTTAGCTGCACATACTAGAAAATATAGGTATGAAATATATCAATTGATGAAAAAAGCTAATTTAATGGTTATATCTTGTCCTATTGCTTGGATTGATCATACTAGAAGTGAACGCTTGACTCCAAGTCATAATTCTATTACTCCAGTAGATGAAATGGTTCCTGAAGGGATAATAGTGGCTTTTGGAACAGATAATATATGTGATATCTACAAACCTTTTTCTGATGGAAATCTTTGGATAGAATTACGTGTTATGTTAGAAGCTTGTCATTATTATGATATAGATTCTTTAGTAAAAATTTCTACGGAAAACGGATTAAAAGTCTTAGGATTATTAGATCAATAAATCCTTATTTTCTCTTTTTTGGACGCATTTGAGGGAAAAATAAGACTTCTTGAATAGAATTTTGTTTTGTGAGTAACATGACCAATCTGTCTATTCCAATACCAATACCTGCAGTAGGAGGCATTCCAAATTCTAAAGCACGTATAAAATCTTGATCAAGAAACATTGATTCATCTGTATTTTTGTATAATGAAATTTGTTCTCTAAAACGATCTATTTGATCGATAGGATCATTCAATTCTGAATAGGAATTAGCAATTTCTTGTCCATTGATAATAAGTTCAAAACGTTCTGATAAATTTTTTTTATTACGATGCCTTTTAGTTAAAGGACTCATTTCTATAGGATAATCAATAATAAAAGTAGGATTTTTGTAATGTTTTTCGCATTTTTCTTCAAAAATTGTCTCAATCATTTTTGCTTTGCTCATTTTACGATTTTCCTCTATATGTAATTTTTTACAAACTTCTCTTAAATGATCCTCTTCCATATCTATCAGATCAAATCCAGTATGTTTTTGAATAGCATCCAAGATAGGGATTCTAGGAAACGGAGTTTTCAAACTAATAAGCTGATTTTCTATAAAAATTTCAGGATCATTTTTTTGTACATTTTTGTAAATACATTTCATAAGTTCTTCTGTAAGTTTCATCATCCAATAATAATCTTTATAAGCTACATAAAGCTCTAAAACAGTAAATTCTGGATTATGAAAACGATCCATCCCCTCATTTCTAAAATTTTTAGAAAATTCATAGACTCCATGAAATCCACCAATAATTAGTCGTTTTAAATAAAGTTCATTAGCGATACGTAAATACAATGGGATACCAAGAGAATTATGATAAGTAATAAAAGGACGAGCTATAGCTCCACCAGGAATGGACTGTAAAATTGGAGTCTCTACTTCTAGATACCCTTTATGATCTAGAAAATTTCTAATTTCTCGTATGATCCGAGTCCGTTTTAAAAAAATATCTTTGACATGATCATTCACCATAATATCTACATAACGCATACGATAACGTTGTTCTGTACTGGAAAAAGCATCATATATTTTTTTATTTTTATCTATTTTTACTTGTGGTAAAGGTCGTAAAGATTTAGACAATAAAGTGATTTTTTGTACATGGATAGTCATTTCATCCATTTTCGTCTTAAATAAAAAACCTTCCACTCCAATAATATCTCCTATATCTAGAAGTTTTTTTAAAAAAATATTATATGAATCCTCTTTTTTAATATTTTCTGAGGACAATAAATTTTTATTCAAATATATTTGTATACGTCCAGTATGATCTTTAATTTCTCCAAAAGAAGCTTTTCCTAAAATACGTAAACGTATTAAACGTCCGGCTATACTGATGGGTTCTTTTTCTATAAAATTATTTTTTATTTTACAAATATTTTTTGTAATTACATATTCTTTAGATGGATAAGGGTTTATTCCTAATAATTTTATTTTTTCTAATTTTTTTCTACGTATAATTTGTTGTTCTGATAAGTGGGGCATAAAAATATTCTTATTTTTTTCATAGGAAAAGCCCATATGTTATATACGAAAGTACATTTTTTGATTATATTAAATAAATTTTTAAAAAAAAAAAAATATGAAAAAAAAAATCCTCTTTTTCGAAGACTTAGGAAAAAAAGGATATCAAGAAACGTGGGATTATCAGAAAATATTATTCAATAAACTTATACAAAAAAAAATAAATAAAGATAAAAACCAAATTACAGGATATTTATTATTTGTGGAGCACCCACATGTATATACTATAGGTAAAAATGGAAAATATCAACATTTATTAGTATCATCAGATTTTTTAAAAAAAATAGAAGCAACATTTTATCTAACAGATAGAGGGGGTGATATTACGTACCATGGGCCTGGACAATTAGTCGTATATCCTATTTTAAATATGGATGATTTATTTACAGATATTCATAAATATATACGTTTTTTAGAAGAAGTAATTATCCATTTTTTAAAATATTATGGAATAAAAGGAGGGAGACAAACAGGAAAAACAGGAGTTTGGTTAGGAGAAAAAAAAAGAATATCCTATAAAAAAATATGTTCTATAGGAATTAGAATGAGTCGTTGGGTAACGATGCATGGTTTTGCTTTAAATGTAAATACAGATTTACGGTATTTCGATTATATTATTCCTTGTGGTCTTATAAATAAAGAAATGACTTCTTTAAAAGAAGAATTAAACCATCCTATCTCCTTTTATGAGGTAAAATATTTAGTAAAAAAATCTTTTAAAAAAATTTTTAATGTAGAGTGTATTTATCCAAATTATTCTCTATAGATTGAGCAATCATAACCCCATCTGTATCTACTTTTATTAAAAGTACTTTATGTAAAGTATTGATATACATATTTTTAAAAAAAATTTTTGTTCTAATATAATTTTCTGTATATCCATACAAATATTTTTCATTTTTATCATTTTTTTCAAATAAAACAGTTTTTTTGGTATTAATTTGTTTATGACAAAAAGAAAGATATTTATGTTGGGAAAGAGCTCTTAATATTTTGTTCCGTTTACATTGTATTTTTTTAGATATATGTTCCTGTAGCGTTATAGATTTTGTTTTAGGTCTTTGAGAATAAGAAAAAATGTGTAAATAAGAAATATCTAATTTTTTTAAAAAATGATAAGTTTCTAAAAAATGTCTATGTGTTTCTCCAGGAAAACCCACAATAATATCTGAACCTATATAAGCATGTGGAATAAAATCCCGTATATTTTGTACTTTTTCTTGATACAATTCTCGTCTATAACGTCTCTGCATTTTTCCCAAAATATCATTACTTCCAGATTGTAAAGGAAGATGAAAGTGAGGAACAAAATGTTTACTTTTAGATAAAAACTCAATATATTCTTTTTTTAATAAATTAGGTTCTATAGAGGATAAACGTATTCTTACATCATTTTCTTTTATGTTTTCTTCTATAACCTTTATTAAATCAAAAAAAGTACGACGTTCATTGGTTCCATATATTTTTTTTCCATAATCTCCAATATTTACCCCTGTTAATACAATTTCTTTTACTCCTTTCTGAATCAGAAACTGAATTTTTTTCAAAATATTTTCTATGCTTTCAGAACGAGAATAACCCCTTGCCATGGGAATGATACAATAACTACACTTATAATCACATCCATCCTGTATTTTAAAAAAAGAACGAGTTCGATCTCCTATAGAATAGGACGAGTAAAAATCAGAATTTATTTTTGTTGAAATAATTTTTGCAGGATATTTTTTCAATAAATGAACAGGATCAATATAGTTATTTATTTGAAATTTTTCTTTATCACCCAACACGAGATCTACCCCTCGAATATAAGAAATTTCTTTAGGATGAATTTGTGCATAACATCCGATCGCAATAATAAAAGATTTTGCATTTTTTTTCATAAAAAAACGAACAAGGTACTTAAATTTAGTATCTGCATTTTTTGTTACAGAACAACTATTAATCACATAAATATCTGCAAAACTTTTAAAAGAAACCTGTTCATAATTTAACTTTGAAAAAGTTCTTGCTATAGTAGAAGTCTCTGCATAATTTAATTTGCATCCCATGGTATAAAAGGCTATTTTTTTTTTACCCATATTTTTATTATTTCACAACAAAGACCTTACCTTTTTATTTTTATGATGAAAAATAATCTATAATTCCACTATGACTAGCCTGTATAGCTTTTTTTCCTTTTATCCAATTAGCGGGGCATACTTCTCCACTCTTTTCATAATACTGAAGTGCATCTATCATACGAATGGCTTCATTAATATTCCTACCTAAAGGAAAATCATTAATTAAAAGATGTCGTACAATTCCTTCTTTATCTATTAAAAACAAACCTCTATAAGAAATCAGTTCTCCCGTAGATTTCATCAACCCTTCTTCATTACAAATCCAATCTCCAGATAAAACCCCATAATTATGAGATATAGTTTTATTGATATCAGAAACTATAGGATAATTGACTCCATATATTCCTCCTTTTTCTTTTGGAATTTGTAACCAAGCCCAGTGAGATTGTTCAGAATCTGTAGATATAGCTATAATTTTTACATTTCTATATTCAAAATCCTTTTTTTTTTCTTGAAAGGCATATATTTCTGTGGGACATACAAAAGTAAAATCCTTCGGATAGAAAAAAAGCAATACATATTTTCTTCCTTTAAACTGTTCTAACGTAAAATTTTGTACAATATCTTTTCCATTTAATACAGCACTAGCTGTAAAATTAGGAGCTTGTTTTCCAATTAATGTTGTATTCATCATTTTTATTTTTACTTATTAGGGACGAATTTACCTAAATTATTCTAAGTATCAAAAATAAAAAATGAAGCAATAATTTATTTTTACTCAAACCAATCTATGTAATTTTTTATTAATTTTATTTTTTAATTTTGTTAAATGCATGATTTTTTTTATAATATCTTTATTATTCCCTAATTTATTAAAATTACTGATTTCTTTTTGAATTAATTTTAAAATATATTGTGCCTTATAAATACATATAATATCTATGAGATATTGAGATAAATTTTCCTCTTTCGAAGGAACTTCAATCCCTTTTATTTTCCATTGATTGGATAATGAATAAGATTTTTGTTTTTTTTGCAAAAATTGAAAATTTTCTAATTTTACTTTTTTATCTTTGTGTAAACAAATTTGATCAAATATTCTCTGATGATCATTCAAAGAAAAACGTAAATTATAGTATTGCAAAGTATGTCTTATTTCTTCTAAAATGGTAGTGTTAGTATGATTACCATATTTTTTTACTATTTGATCTCCATAATTTAAAATTAAATGAATCAATTTTTCTTCAATGATACAAATAATATTTTTGTTTTTTTTTGAAAATACAGGATAATTCTTTTTATAAAGAGGAGACTTATCCCGTTTTTTTTTACAAATTCGTTCTAATTCGGAAATTAGAACTTTTTGACAAATTTTAAATATTTTAGAAGTTTCTTGTATATATAATTCTCTTTGAATAGGATTGTATATTTTTGAAATACTATTTAAAATATTAAAAATTAAATAATATTTTTTCACTGGATCATCTTTGTGAAATTTTTCATATATTTTTTTTTTAAAAGAAACAAAATTATAACTATTTTTTACGATAAAATCTCTCAATTGAGAAGAAGAATATTTTTTAGAAATAGAATCTGGATCTTCTCCATTGGAAAGAAATAATATACGTATATTCATTTCTTGTTCCAAACACATATTAATGACTCTTAAAGAAGCTTGAATCCCAGAAAAATCACCATCGTAAAAAAGAACAATAGTTTTTGTCAATTTTTTAATCAATCTTATTTGATCTATATTCAGTGAAGTACCAGAAGAAGAAACTACATTTTTTATACCAGATTGATGTAAAGAAAGAACATCCGTATATCCTTCTACTAAATAACAAATCCCCTCTTGAAAAATTTTTTTTTTAGCTTGAAATAATCCATATAAAATTTTACTTTTTTGAAAAATATCGTTTTCGGATGAATTTAGATATTTTGTTGTGTAACGTGAATAATTATGAATCGTTCTTCCACCAAAACCTATAACCTTCCCATATATATCCTGTATTGGAAATATTACACGTTTACGAAAACAGTCAAAAGAATTAGATTGTTTGAATCTAGTAAGACCAGATTTTTTTAAATCCGTAATACTAAATCCTTTTTTTAAAGCTGTTTCAGTGAATAAATTACAGGAAGCAGGAGCATAACCTAATTCAAATTCATGAATAGTTTTTATATTCAATTTTCTTTTTTTCATCAAATAATTCAATCCATTTTCTTTACCTTCTTGAGTGTAATGCAATTGGTAACTAAAATAACATTTAGCATACTTTTGTATCAAGTATAAATTATTATTTTTTGTATTATAATAATATCCATTATTACTATTCTTAAATTCATAAATATTGATATCATATTTTTTAGCTAAATAATGTAAGGATTCTACATAAGTAAAATGTTCATGTTCCATAAGAAAAGTGATCATATTCCCCCCTTTTCCTGAACTAAAATCTTTCCATATTTTTTTTGTAGGAGAAACTATAAGTGAAGGAGTTTTTTCATTAGAAAATGGACTAAGTCCTCGATAATTTATCCCACTTTTTTTTAATACAATAAAATCTCCGATTACTTCTTCTATACAAGAAACAGAAAATATTTTTTTTATAGTTTCTTTAGAAATCATGATGATTGGTCTCCGAATTTCATTTTATGAATAATTTTTTTTGGATTATCATTAGAAAAAATAGTAGTCCCCGATACTAAAATATCGGCTCCATTTTTAAATAAAAAAGAAGCATTTTCTAAATTTATTCCTCCATCTATTTCTATAAGTGCAGAAGAATGTTTTTTTAAAATTAAATCTTTGGTTTCTTCTAGTTTTTTATATGTGTTTCTAATAAATTTTTGTCCACTAAAACCAGGATTTACGCTCATTAATAAAACAAAATCGATCTCTTTAATAAGATCTTGCAAAAGTAAAATAGGAGTATGT
This genomic window contains:
- a CDS encoding dicarboxylate/amino acid:cation symporter — protein: MSIGMKVKKEKILLLAFLSVLSYGLIHLSQSFLGLDKFTLCLFRYFVISIFIFYAFMKKDLTTWILLSIIIGIEVGIDQPKIAIELRFLSQIFLRMIKTIIAPILFSTLVVGIASHSNIKQLGSMGWKSLLYFEIVTTLALFIGLIAINISQAGVGIVIPKGITEQQLPKVESKSWQEMILHVFPENFIKSIYHGDVLPIVVFSVIFGISMVFLDEKKRNPILLFAESLSEIMFKFTKIIMYFAPIGIGSAIAYTVGHMGLDILYNLFQLLLTLYIALMIFLIVVLFPIILYIKVPLKGFVKALTEPVSLAFATTSSESALPLLMENLEKLGVPRKIIAFVIPTGYSFNLDGTTLYLSLATVFVAQASGIPLSFSKQIFIGLTLILTSKGVAGVPRASLVILLATVATFGLPNWPILAIIGIDELMDMARTTVNVIGNGLASCVIARSEGELDDKKMLKYIKK
- a CDS encoding diphosphomevalonate/mevalonate 3,5-bisphosphate decarboxylase family protein, coding for MFEKKFFFNTKKYSIISNGVVTKKSPSNIALIKYWGKKQNKIQIPLNSSMSYTLGEVYTVTRLSFSMIERKKRSIKLFFSGKEKKSFLPKILKFFHRISFYCSYLQYFNFVIETYNNFPHSSGIASSASSMSALSLCIMEIEKKLVSSLKEDFFLKKASFLSRLGSGSACRSIYPGLVVWGYHKSIKNSNNLYAIPYPYKVHPIFTKILDTILVIDETPKKILSSTGHQFMSNNPYAKSRLKCAHKNMNRLISILKMGDFKEFGKLIEHEALTLHAMIMTSDPYFLCMKPNTINVLYKVWDFRKQSKKNLYFTLDAGANVHLLYPIKEKKFILKWIYSELFSFCKKIIESFCQ
- a CDS encoding pyridoxal phosphate-dependent aminotransferase — protein: MKNRLSHRLQNISYSQTLYMSQKARELRNKGYDIINLSIGEPNFYPPDFILNAAKKAIDEGYHYYTPVSGYLELRKIICKKFYRDNGLKYTPSQIVVSTGGKQSIMNVFLSVLNKNDEVIIPSPYWVSYYQMVKLCEAIPVIIPTNMKTNFKINPKQLEKVITHKTKLFIFSTPCNPTGSVYSYQELEDLVKIFKKYPKILILSDEIYEHICYAEKHTSIAIFSDIHHQVITLNGLSKAFSMTGWRIGYIGATEWISKACEKIQGQITSCANSIAQRAAISALLASPTKIVDMIKEFKKRRNLVLDMMKEIPGFQFNKPNGAFYVFPNVSDIFGKKFNGKIIKNSDELSNFLLEKAQVAIVSGSAFGDNESIRISYSSKDDQIIEAFTRIKKVLK
- the rsmG gene encoding 16S rRNA (guanine(527)-N(7))-methyltransferase RsmG, whose product is MELIKKYFPNLLNKQIDQLFSLKNLYAYWNASVNLISRKTFYNCFYQKHVLFCLGIAKVFTFYPGSSVMDLGTGGGFPGIPLSIVFPNTEFILVDSIHKKIKILEKIIFHLRLNNAHAICIRAEKLENKFDFVVSRYVDKIYKIHNFIKNKFKYKSNNHIQNGALYLKGGILYEELKKFPHAIEYPLMNYFQEPFFQTKKVIWISNI
- a CDS encoding amidohydrolase family protein, which gives rise to MNPKKKFLEKVKKKGGWVNAHAHLDRAYTLNKKNFQYSYHSLKKKWYLVDEMKRLATEEDIYIRMEKALEYFLKQGTQALCTFIDVDEIIEDRALKAAKKLKNNYDHSIHIRFSNQVLKGVLDKKAKYWFDKSVDFVDIIGGLPAKDYGREEEHLDVLLKTAKNKGKLVHVHVDQFNTSEEKETEQLAKKTIEHGMQGKVVAIHSISLAAHTRKYRYEIYQLMKKANLMVISCPIAWIDHTRSERLTPSHNSITPVDEMVPEGIIVAFGTDNICDIYKPFSDGNLWIELRVMLEACHYYDIDSLVKISTENGLKVLGLLDQ
- the lysS gene encoding lysine--tRNA ligase, with product MPHLSEQQIIRRKKLEKIKLLGINPYPSKEYVITKNICKIKNNFIEKEPISIAGRLIRLRILGKASFGEIKDHTGRIQIYLNKNLLSSENIKKEDSYNIFLKKLLDIGDIIGVEGFLFKTKMDEMTIHVQKITLLSKSLRPLPQVKIDKNKKIYDAFSSTEQRYRMRYVDIMVNDHVKDIFLKRTRIIREIRNFLDHKGYLEVETPILQSIPGGAIARPFITYHNSLGIPLYLRIANELYLKRLIIGGFHGVYEFSKNFRNEGMDRFHNPEFTVLELYVAYKDYYWMMKLTEELMKCIYKNVQKNDPEIFIENQLISLKTPFPRIPILDAIQKHTGFDLIDMEEDHLREVCKKLHIEENRKMSKAKMIETIFEEKCEKHYKNPTFIIDYPIEMSPLTKRHRNKKNLSERFELIINGQEIANSYSELNDPIDQIDRFREQISLYKNTDESMFLDQDFIRALEFGMPPTAGIGIGIDRLVMLLTKQNSIQEVLFFPQMRPKKRK
- the lipB gene encoding lipoyl(octanoyl) transferase LipB codes for the protein MKKKILFFEDLGKKGYQETWDYQKILFNKLIQKKINKDKNQITGYLLFVEHPHVYTIGKNGKYQHLLVSSDFLKKIEATFYLTDRGGDITYHGPGQLVVYPILNMDDLFTDIHKYIRFLEEVIIHFLKYYGIKGGRQTGKTGVWLGEKKRISYKKICSIGIRMSRWVTMHGFALNVNTDLRYFDYIIPCGLINKEMTSLKEELNHPISFYEVKYLVKKSFKKIFNVECIYPNYSL
- the mtaB gene encoding tRNA (N(6)-L-threonylcarbamoyladenosine(37)-C(2))-methylthiotransferase MtaB translates to MGKKKIAFYTMGCKLNYAETSTIARTFSKLNYEQVSFKSFADIYVINSCSVTKNADTKFKYLVRFFMKKNAKSFIIAIGCYAQIHPKEISYIRGVDLVLGDKEKFQINNYIDPVHLLKKYPAKIISTKINSDFYSSYSIGDRTRSFFKIQDGCDYKCSYCIIPMARGYSRSESIENILKKIQFLIQKGVKEIVLTGVNIGDYGKKIYGTNERRTFFDLIKVIEENIKENDVRIRLSSIEPNLLKKEYIEFLSKSKHFVPHFHLPLQSGSNDILGKMQRRYRRELYQEKVQNIRDFIPHAYIGSDIIVGFPGETHRHFLETYHFLKKLDISYLHIFSYSQRPKTKSITLQEHISKKIQCKRNKILRALSQHKYLSFCHKQINTKKTVLFEKNDKNEKYLYGYTENYIRTKIFFKNMYINTLHKVLLIKVDTDGVMIAQSIENNLDKYTLH
- a CDS encoding peroxiredoxin is translated as MNTTLIGKQAPNFTASAVLNGKDIVQNFTLEQFKGRKYVLLFFYPKDFTFVCPTEIYAFQEKKKDFEYRNVKIIAISTDSEQSHWAWLQIPKEKGGIYGVNYPIVSDINKTISHNYGVLSGDWICNEEGLMKSTGELISYRGLFLIDKEGIVRHLLINDFPLGRNINEAIRMIDALQYYEKSGEVCPANWIKGKKAIQASHSGIIDYFSS
- the dnaG gene encoding DNA primase encodes the protein MISKETIKKIFSVSCIEEVIGDFIVLKKSGINYRGLSPFSNEKTPSLIVSPTKKIWKDFSSGKGGNMITFLMEHEHFTYVESLHYLAKKYDINIYEFKNSNNGYYYNTKNNNLYLIQKYAKCYFSYQLHYTQEGKENGLNYLMKKRKLNIKTIHEFELGYAPASCNLFTETALKKGFSITDLKKSGLTRFKQSNSFDCFRKRVIFPIQDIYGKVIGFGGRTIHNYSRYTTKYLNSSENDIFQKSKILYGLFQAKKKIFQEGICYLVEGYTDVLSLHQSGIKNVVSSSGTSLNIDQIRLIKKLTKTIVLFYDGDFSGIQASLRVINMCLEQEMNIRILFLSNGEDPDSISKKYSSSQLRDFIVKNSYNFVSFKKKIYEKFHKDDPVKKYYLIFNILNSISKIYNPIQRELYIQETSKIFKICQKVLISELERICKKKRDKSPLYKKNYPVFSKKNKNIICIIEEKLIHLILNYGDQIVKKYGNHTNTTILEEIRHTLQYYNLRFSLNDHQRIFDQICLHKDKKVKLENFQFLQKKQKSYSLSNQWKIKGIEVPSKEENLSQYLIDIICIYKAQYILKLIQKEISNFNKLGNNKDIIKKIMHLTKLKNKINKKLHRLV